The following are encoded together in the Arthrobacter sp. Y-9 genome:
- a CDS encoding VOC family protein: MTTPTFAPGDPCWADLMTDDVEAAQKFYGELLGWTFESGDKEKYGGYVTASKDGRQVAGLMAKQPDQQEMPSTWGIYLKSDDAEATAAAITAAGGQVVVPPMTVPEMGVMAIAEDPSGAFVGVWEPLSHGGYSLVNEPGAVGWHELASRDYDAAVDFYRKAFGWDISVMEDTEDFRYSTLGEGDQARAGLFDAAKFLPEGVPSHWLIYLVVDNADDAARKVTELGGQVLEEPRDDPHGRHARVTDPFGAVFMLHQSLV; this comes from the coding sequence ATGACCACCCCTACTTTCGCTCCCGGTGATCCCTGCTGGGCCGACCTGATGACGGACGATGTGGAAGCCGCCCAGAAGTTCTATGGCGAACTCCTGGGCTGGACCTTCGAAAGCGGTGACAAGGAGAAGTACGGCGGCTACGTGACCGCGTCCAAGGACGGCCGCCAGGTGGCCGGCCTCATGGCCAAGCAGCCGGACCAGCAGGAGATGCCGAGCACCTGGGGCATCTACCTCAAAAGCGACGACGCCGAAGCCACCGCCGCGGCGATCACCGCAGCGGGCGGACAGGTCGTCGTGCCGCCGATGACCGTCCCCGAGATGGGCGTCATGGCGATCGCCGAAGATCCCTCCGGAGCTTTCGTCGGCGTGTGGGAGCCCCTCTCCCACGGCGGCTACTCCCTGGTCAACGAGCCGGGCGCCGTCGGCTGGCACGAACTGGCCAGCCGGGATTACGACGCCGCGGTGGACTTCTACCGCAAGGCCTTCGGCTGGGACATCTCCGTCATGGAGGACACCGAGGACTTCCGCTACAGCACACTCGGCGAAGGCGATCAGGCGCGTGCCGGACTGTTCGACGCCGCGAAGTTCCTCCCCGAGGGAGTGCCGTCGCACTGGCTCATCTACCTCGTGGTGGACAACGCCGACGACGCCGCCCGGAAGGTCACCGAGCTCGGCGGCCAGGTGTTGGAGGAGCCGCGGGACGATCCGCATGGCCGTCACGCACGGGTCACCGATCCGTTCGGAGCGGTCTTCATGCTGCACCAGTCACTCGTCTGA